In Lolium rigidum isolate FL_2022 chromosome 3, APGP_CSIRO_Lrig_0.1, whole genome shotgun sequence, the genomic window CTCCAGCGGGTACCGCGTCTGCGGGGTGCTCGCCAGCGGGGAGCTCCACTGCTGGCGCTGGCGCGGGATAGCCATCCCCGCCGAGCTCCGGTTCGTTGCCGTCGCCGTCGGGAAGGGCTTCGTGTGCGGCATCGTCGCGGGCCCGCCCCCGACGCCGATCAGGTGCTTCGCGAACGAGACGGAGAACTTGGAGGCCGTCCGCACCGCGCCGCAGGGAGGTAGCTACGACGTGGTCGCCGCGTCCGGCCGGCGCGCGTGCGCGCTATCCACGGGCGGGGCTCTCTCGTGCTGGGGCAGTGGCGCGCCGGCGCTGGACGGAGAGAACGCCACCGACGGGTACGCCGCGCTCGCCCTCGGCAAGACCGGCGTCTGCGGGCTGCGCACCAACGGCACCATCCAGTGCTTCGGCGACGGCGTCGCATCGCCGCCGGACGACCTCGCCGGGTTGCAGTACATCGACGTCCAGGCGCAGGGCGACGCATTCTGCGGCGTCCTCATGGCGAACTACTCGTTGGTGTGCTGGGGAGGCCATGAGTTCAACGCCACCAACCGCCTCGTCTTCGACCGCGTCCTGCCGGGCCCCTGCGTCCTCATGTCCACGTGCAAATGCGGCGTCTTGCCGGGCTCCGCCAACCTCTGCGCCGGCGGCCGGTGCGTCTGCGTGGACTGCGCTTTCCAGCTCAACGTCcccaaggcggcggcgctgccccCCGGAAAGGACAGcagtagcaggaggaggagaaagaTCATTATTTGGGTGGCCGTCGGAGCGGCTGCATTCCTTCTGCTGGTGGTGGCGTTTCAGCTCACGCTCTTCCTATGGTGTCGCCGTCGGCACCGCCGCAAGGATGTCGCGGATGATCTTGGTGCGCTGCAGTCGCTGATGCAGCCGCAGCTTGGGTCCAGCAGGAGCAGGGGGCCAGGCAGCGTGGTGGAGCATTTCACTCTCGACACGCTGCGCGCGGCGACGGAGGGGTTCGACGACCAGCGCCGGATCGGGTCCGGGAGCTTCGGGTCGGTTTACCGCGGCACGCTCCCCGATGGGCGCGAGGTGGCGATCAAGCGCGCGGAGGAGCACGCCACCAAGAAGTCGTCGAGCTCGGcgcggccggcgcggcggcgcgacCGCGAGACGGCCTTCAACTCGGAGCTGATCGCGCTGGCGCGCGCCAACCACAAGAACATCGTGTGCCTGCTGGGGTGCTGCGCGCAGTCCGGCGAGCGCGTGCTGGTGTACGAGTTCATGATCAACGGCACGCTCCACGACCAGCTCCACGACCGCAGCCCCATGGCGCCGTCGGTGATGTCGTGGCGCGGCCGCCTCAGCATCGCGCTCGGCGCCGCGCGCGGCATCGAGTACATGCACGTCTACGCCGTGCCGCCGATCATCCACCGCGACATCAAGTTGGCCAACATACTCCTGGACGACTCGTGGACGGCCAAGATCGCCGACTTCGGGCTGTCGTCCGTCCTGGAGCCCGCCGGTGACTGCGAGGACAACAACGGCGACAAcacgcagcagcagcaacagcagcagccgcAGAAGACGATCTACACCGGCGGCACGGTGGGGTACATGGACCCGGAGTACTACCGGCTGCAGCACCTGACGGACAAGAGCGACGTGTACAGCTTCGGCGTGGTGCTCCTGGAGCTCATGTCCGGCTGCCGCGTCGTGCAGCGGTACGCCGAGAGCGTGACTCCCAAGAACGTGGTCGAGTTCACCGTGCCGCACATCCTCGCCGACGACGTGGCGCGCGTGCTCGACCCGCGCCTGCCCGCGCCGACGCCGCACGAGTGCGAGGCGCTCGCCTACGTGGGCTACCTCGCCGCCGACTGCGTCGGCCCCGTCGGCTGCGAGCGGCCGTCCATGACCGAGGTCGTCGACGCACTGGAGCGCGCGCTCGCCGCCACCTCGACGGCGCCCGTCTCCCGGTCCGTGACCGCCCGCCGCGTGCTGTCCCGCTCCGGCACGGACCAGTTTGACCTCACTGACACCGACTAGCGACGACCGAACCCGAAGGTGCTGATGCAATGTCTCGATCCGCATTGCGTCAGCGGCCACTCGACTGGAGGCGAGAGGGTCCAAGAAGCCACGCGATCAAGTCGCCATTGGAGAGGGGGACACACAAACAAGACATCGTGCCGATGGGACCTCCATCGAGATCGAAAGCAAGGCCGGCCAGGATGTGAATCAGAAAGGCGGAGAAGAAACCATTGCGGCGGGGATTCTTCCtcgatcgtcctcctcctccatggTCAAATCAACAAGTGTCGACCACTCGATAACAACTCCACAGCGACGTGCCACCGGTTTTCCGGTCATCATGCAGCAGGAATTGGGGGCGAAATGAGGTGAAAAGACACCGCACGATAGAGAGAAagaacattttttttctttttgtttgtttttcttaCGGCGTGCACGCATTCGTGCTGCATTTGTTCTCCCTTTTTTGGTCTTTGCTCTTTGGTGGTTTCTTTGGCCATAAAGATTCTTTATTGATGTGTAATTGTGTATAGATTATACCAGATCATTACAAAGGGTGAttgatttatttttcaatttcttcATGGTTCTTTCTATTGGGCACTGTTCTGAAAACAGAAATTTCAGAGAAATATAACTCCTTCAAATTTAAGCGAAATTCTGTGACTCAGACGTTTGTCAAAACGTTAGCTGTATCTGTATGTAAGCATATCCAGCGTCGGCACACGATGCAAAGATAATGTGATACAATTGAGTACTTGCTTGAAAGGTCTCCCTGCTGGTTTTTGATATGGTCAAAAGGAGAGACCTATTTTTTTGGGTAGTGCTCATCTTTGCACGCTGCTCACTTTCCAGTGCTTCTCCTTTCATATGTCACCATGCCTAGCTACTCCAGATCCAAGTTAGTTAAGCTCCTAGTCAGCTCACTGCTCACTTGTGGTAATGGGGGGAGCATCTGGCCGAGCACGTTCTGAAGGGATGACATGGATTAGTTATGACGTTTCTTTTCGGGACATCCCTGCCATCAAGGTGCAGGAGCCAAGCAACGGTTTTGTCACAAACAGCGGTACCTTTTGTG contains:
- the LOC124703517 gene encoding serine/threonine-protein kinase-like protein CCR4; the protein is MRPPPQLRCRCGLLFSVFLLLAMLRSGVASTLATFAMATADETTIVCGLLPSASSQDLVDLNCTSAGGDHRRQVSYPSTHPFSAVAGGEDFLCAVGPSSARADAVDMRWWDLSKNPGKPKRVYLGPPLQALDSSGYRVCGVLASGELHCWRWRGIAIPAELRFVAVAVGKGFVCGIVAGPPPTPIRCFANETENLEAVRTAPQGGSYDVVAASGRRACALSTGGALSCWGSGAPALDGENATDGYAALALGKTGVCGLRTNGTIQCFGDGVASPPDDLAGLQYIDVQAQGDAFCGVLMANYSLVCWGGHEFNATNRLVFDRVLPGPCVLMSTCKCGVLPGSANLCAGGRCVCVDCAFQLNVPKAAALPPGKDSSSRRRRKIIIWVAVGAAAFLLLVVAFQLTLFLWCRRRHRRKDVADDLGALQSLMQPQLGSSRSRGPGSVVEHFTLDTLRAATEGFDDQRRIGSGSFGSVYRGTLPDGREVAIKRAEEHATKKSSSSARPARRRDRETAFNSELIALARANHKNIVCLLGCCAQSGERVLVYEFMINGTLHDQLHDRSPMAPSVMSWRGRLSIALGAARGIEYMHVYAVPPIIHRDIKLANILLDDSWTAKIADFGLSSVLEPAGDCEDNNGDNTQQQQQQQPQKTIYTGGTVGYMDPEYYRLQHLTDKSDVYSFGVVLLELMSGCRVVQRYAESVTPKNVVEFTVPHILADDVARVLDPRLPAPTPHECEALAYVGYLAADCVGPVGCERPSMTEVVDALERALAATSTAPVSRSVTARRVLSRSGTDQFDLTDTD